In one Nocardioides luteus genomic region, the following are encoded:
- a CDS encoding class I SAM-dependent DNA methyltransferase — protein sequence MTSSDLWDRETAERYDDPDDWVNSPEVTGPVARFLAEVADGGPALELAIGTGRIGVPLRELGVPVTGIELSEPMVDVLRRKVTAEEIPVVVGDMATAEAPGVGTYSLVYLVFNTIGNLRTQEEQVACFANAARHLAPGGRFLVEVGVPGLRRLPPGSPAIPFDVSSGHLGFDTYDLVTQQAISHHYTREADGRFRYGQHNFRFVWPSELDLMARLAGMTPEARYAGWDRSDFTSESTSHVSLWRKPE from the coding sequence ATGACGAGCAGCGATCTGTGGGACCGTGAGACGGCCGAGCGCTACGACGACCCCGACGACTGGGTCAACTCGCCCGAGGTGACCGGGCCGGTCGCCCGCTTCCTCGCCGAGGTCGCCGACGGCGGCCCGGCGCTCGAGCTCGCCATCGGGACGGGCCGGATCGGCGTACCTCTGCGGGAGCTGGGGGTGCCGGTCACCGGCATCGAGCTCTCCGAGCCGATGGTCGACGTCCTGCGGCGCAAGGTCACCGCGGAGGAGATCCCGGTCGTGGTCGGCGACATGGCCACCGCCGAGGCGCCCGGGGTCGGGACGTACTCGTTAGTCTATCTGGTCTTCAACACGATCGGGAACCTGCGTACGCAGGAGGAGCAGGTCGCCTGCTTCGCCAACGCCGCTCGGCACCTGGCTCCCGGCGGTCGCTTCCTGGTCGAGGTCGGGGTGCCGGGGCTGCGGCGGCTCCCGCCGGGGAGCCCGGCGATCCCGTTCGACGTCTCGTCCGGTCACCTGGGGTTCGACACCTACGACCTGGTCACCCAGCAGGCGATCTCACACCACTACACCCGCGAGGCCGACGGTCGCTTCCGCTATGGACAGCACAACTTCCGCTTCGTCTGGCCCTCCGAGCTCGACCTGATGGCCCGGCTGGCCGGGATGACGCCGGAGGCCAGGTACGCCGGCTGGGACCGCTCCGACTTCACCAGCGAGTCCACCAGTCACGTGTCGCTCTGGCGCAAGCCCGAGTAG
- a CDS encoding cation:dicarboxylate symporter family transporter: MAGTTAGPAPSPKKDRTHYLYIAVIAAVVLGILVGLIAPSFAVELKPIGTAFVNLIKMMIQPIIFCTLVIGVGSVASAAKVGRVGGLALLYFIVMSTVALAIGVVVGNVIDPGSGLQLDPESSKAGQDAAAEGHASTTDFLLGIIPTSLFSALTSGEVLQTLLVALLIGFALQRMGESGKPILNVVVWAQKLIFRVLAMIMWVAPIGAFGAIAGVVGETGVDALKSLAVIMIAFYITCALFVFVVLGALLKLATGVNLFKLLRYLAREFLLILSTSSSESALPRLIAKMEHAGVDQATVGVVVPTGYSFNLDGTAIYLTMASIFIADAMGDPLSIGEQISLLLFMMIASKGAAGVTGAGLATLAGGLQSHRPEMVDGVGLIVGIDRFMSEARALTNFAGNSVATVLVGHWTKTVDRDQLDRVLAGQDPFDETTMVDDHAAPPPPAAEGEKTPV, encoded by the coding sequence ATGGCTGGAACAACCGCCGGTCCCGCACCGTCACCGAAGAAGGACCGCACCCACTATCTCTACATCGCGGTGATCGCCGCGGTGGTGCTCGGCATCCTGGTCGGGTTGATCGCCCCGTCGTTCGCGGTGGAGCTGAAGCCGATCGGCACCGCGTTCGTGAACCTGATCAAGATGATGATCCAGCCGATCATCTTCTGCACCCTGGTGATCGGCGTCGGCTCGGTCGCCAGCGCCGCGAAGGTCGGCAGGGTCGGCGGTCTCGCGCTGCTCTACTTCATCGTGATGTCCACGGTCGCCCTGGCGATCGGTGTGGTCGTCGGCAACGTGATCGACCCGGGCAGCGGCCTCCAGCTCGACCCGGAGTCCTCCAAGGCCGGCCAGGACGCGGCCGCGGAGGGTCACGCCAGCACCACCGACTTCCTGCTCGGCATCATCCCGACAAGCCTGTTCTCGGCGCTGACCTCCGGCGAGGTGCTGCAGACGCTGCTCGTCGCGCTGCTCATCGGGTTCGCGCTGCAGCGGATGGGCGAGTCGGGCAAGCCGATCCTCAACGTCGTCGTGTGGGCCCAGAAGCTGATCTTCCGGGTGCTGGCGATGATCATGTGGGTGGCCCCGATCGGTGCCTTCGGTGCCATCGCCGGTGTCGTGGGCGAGACCGGCGTCGACGCGCTGAAGAGCCTCGCGGTGATCATGATCGCCTTCTACATCACCTGTGCGCTGTTCGTGTTCGTGGTGCTCGGTGCGCTGCTGAAGCTGGCCACCGGCGTCAACCTGTTCAAGCTCCTGCGCTACCTGGCGCGTGAGTTCCTGCTGATCCTCTCGACCTCCTCGAGCGAGTCGGCGCTGCCGCGCCTGATCGCGAAGATGGAGCACGCCGGAGTCGACCAGGCCACCGTCGGTGTCGTGGTCCCGACCGGCTACTCGTTCAACCTGGACGGCACCGCGATCTACCTGACGATGGCCTCGATCTTCATCGCCGACGCGATGGGCGACCCGCTGAGCATCGGCGAGCAGATCAGCCTGCTGCTGTTCATGATGATCGCCTCCAAGGGCGCCGCCGGTGTCACCGGCGCCGGCCTCGCCACCCTCGCGGGCGGGCTCCAGTCCCACCGCCCGGAGATGGTCGACGGCGTCGGTCTCATCGTCGGTATCGACCGGTTCATGTCCGAGGCCCGTGCGCTGACCAACTTCGCCGGCAACTCGGTCGCCACCGTGCTCGTGGGTCACTGGACCAAGACCGTGGACCGCGATCAGCTCGACCGTGTTCTGGCTGGTCAGGACCCGTTCGACGAGACCACCATGGTCGACGACCACGCCGCGCCACCGCCGCCGGCGGCGGAGGGCGAGAAGACCCCGGTCTAG
- a CDS encoding response regulator, translating into MSVRVLVVEDEALAAEAHAAYVGRVPGFALAGIARSARETVRALDAARDAGAPVDLILLDMNLPDGHGLGLLNRLRTAGHLCDVIAVTAARDTKVVRQAVVQGVVLYLLKPFTFATFRAKLEQYADYRARLEAAPEEVVQDEVDQLLGSLRPTGSTPLPKGMSAETLRAVTAALREAERDLSASEVAAVVGASRVTARRYLEHLADKGLAARGVRYGPSGGRPEVGYSWI; encoded by the coding sequence ATGAGTGTCCGGGTGCTGGTGGTGGAGGACGAGGCGCTGGCTGCCGAGGCCCATGCGGCGTACGTCGGGAGGGTCCCGGGCTTCGCCCTCGCCGGGATCGCGCGGTCGGCGCGCGAGACGGTCCGGGCGCTCGATGCGGCCCGCGACGCCGGTGCTCCGGTCGATCTCATCCTGCTCGACATGAACCTGCCCGACGGTCACGGGCTCGGGCTGCTCAACAGGCTGCGTACGGCCGGACATCTGTGCGACGTGATCGCGGTGACGGCGGCGCGGGACACGAAGGTGGTGCGGCAGGCCGTCGTGCAGGGCGTGGTGCTCTACCTGCTCAAGCCGTTCACGTTCGCGACGTTCCGGGCCAAGCTCGAGCAGTACGCCGACTACCGGGCTCGGCTCGAGGCCGCCCCCGAGGAGGTCGTCCAGGACGAGGTCGACCAGCTGCTGGGGTCGCTGCGCCCCACCGGGAGCACGCCCCTGCCCAAGGGCATGAGCGCGGAGACGCTGCGCGCCGTGACGGCCGCGCTGCGCGAGGCCGAGCGCGACCTGTCCGCGAGCGAGGTCGCCGCAGTGGTCGGGGCGTCGCGCGTGACCGCTCGTCGCTACCTCGAGCATCTTGCCGACAAGGGCCTGGCCGCGCGCGGGGTCCGTTACGGTCCCAGCGGCGGCCGGCCCGAGGTCGGCTACTCCTGGATCTAG
- a CDS encoding sensor histidine kinase — MPRVRPLRSRAIRDRPVAQQVLLLQFGTVLLLVVTGILMASYDARRDSYSRATQRAVAVAQTVADSPTVRTALRGDDPTATLQPWTEEVRHDTDTDFVVVMDLDRTRYTHTDPDQIGGKFVGDLGGAPEGDVFTQQYTGTLGPSVRAVVPVEDGEEIVALVSVGITVSDINRGLKRDVGIVLLCGGLVLVAGLAGAWLLSRRLHRLTHGLGEHELARMYEYYSAVLHSVREGLLLLDGEGRVQLVNDEARRLLALPDDVVGTRIEDLDLAPGLVAAARGRTAESDDLYLAGERILVVSAAPARWDGRDVGSVVTLRDHTELRSVTGELDVVRRLTESLRSQNHEAANRLHTVVSLIEMGRSSEAVEFATEELQVAQLLTDQVVGAVEDPVVAALLLGKSAEAAEQGVEFRIVGELPPGTGIPPRDLVTVLGNLVDNAFDAVSGLESRQVEVRLTGDDHTLTVLVGDSGPGLDDAASARVLDRGWTTKAEPGTGRGLGLALVVQVARRHGGEVVVGRSHLGGAEFTVTLATEVAA, encoded by the coding sequence GTGCCCCGTGTCCGACCGCTCCGCTCCCGCGCCATCCGCGATCGTCCGGTGGCTCAGCAGGTGCTGCTCCTCCAGTTCGGCACGGTGCTGCTGCTCGTCGTCACCGGCATCCTGATGGCCTCCTACGACGCCCGCCGCGACTCCTACAGCCGAGCCACCCAGCGCGCGGTCGCCGTGGCCCAGACCGTCGCCGACTCCCCCACCGTGCGTACGGCGCTGCGCGGCGATGACCCGACGGCGACCCTCCAGCCCTGGACCGAGGAGGTCCGCCACGACACCGACACCGACTTCGTCGTGGTGATGGACCTGGATCGCACCCGCTACACCCACACCGACCCGGACCAGATCGGCGGGAAGTTCGTCGGCGACCTCGGCGGTGCGCCCGAGGGCGACGTCTTCACCCAGCAGTACACCGGGACGCTCGGCCCCTCGGTCCGTGCGGTGGTCCCGGTCGAGGACGGCGAGGAGATCGTCGCGCTCGTCTCCGTCGGCATCACGGTCAGCGACATCAACCGCGGACTCAAGCGCGACGTCGGGATCGTGCTGCTCTGCGGCGGGCTCGTCCTGGTCGCCGGGCTGGCCGGCGCCTGGCTGCTGAGCCGGCGCCTGCACCGGCTGACCCACGGCCTGGGCGAGCACGAGCTGGCCCGGATGTACGAGTACTACTCCGCCGTCCTCCACTCGGTCCGCGAGGGTCTGCTCCTGCTCGACGGCGAGGGACGGGTCCAGCTCGTCAACGACGAGGCGCGGCGGCTGCTGGCGCTGCCCGACGACGTGGTCGGCACCCGCATCGAGGATCTCGACCTGGCGCCCGGCCTGGTGGCCGCCGCCCGCGGCCGCACCGCCGAGTCCGACGACCTCTACCTGGCCGGCGAGCGGATCCTCGTCGTCTCCGCGGCACCGGCCCGGTGGGACGGCCGCGACGTCGGCTCGGTGGTGACCCTGCGCGACCACACCGAGCTGCGTTCGGTGACCGGTGAGCTCGACGTCGTACGCCGGCTCACCGAGTCCCTCCGGTCGCAGAACCACGAGGCGGCCAACCGGCTGCACACCGTGGTGTCGCTCATCGAGATGGGCCGGTCCTCGGAGGCGGTGGAGTTCGCCACCGAGGAGCTGCAGGTCGCCCAGCTCCTCACCGACCAGGTCGTCGGCGCGGTGGAGGACCCGGTCGTCGCGGCGCTCCTGCTCGGGAAGTCGGCCGAGGCCGCCGAGCAGGGCGTCGAGTTCCGTATCGTCGGCGAGCTGCCGCCGGGCACGGGCATCCCGCCCCGCGACCTGGTGACCGTGCTGGGCAACCTGGTCGACAACGCCTTCGACGCCGTCTCCGGCCTGGAGTCGCGTCAGGTCGAGGTGCGCCTCACCGGTGACGACCACACCCTCACGGTGCTCGTGGGCGACAGCGGTCCCGGCCTGGACGACGCCGCCTCGGCGCGCGTGCTCGACCGCGGCTGGACGACCAAGGCCGAGCCCGGCACCGGTCGCGGCCTCGGCCTCGCGCTGGTCGTCCAGGTCGCGCGGCGCCACGGCGGCGAGGTCGTCGTGGGCCGCTCGCACCTCGGCGGTGCCGAGTTCACGGTCACCCTTGCGACGGAGGTGGCGGCATGA
- a CDS encoding cation:dicarboxylate symporter family transporter — translation MSTTTTGTPPTKDRTHYLYIAVIAAVVLGILVGLIAPGFAVELKPIGTAFVNLIKMMIQPIIFCTLVIGVGSVANAAKVGKVGGLALIYFIVMSTVALAIGVVVGNIIDPGTGLQLSSDASQAGQDAAAGGHASTTDFLLSIIPTSLFASLTSGVVLQTLLVALLVGFALQRMGESGKPILNAITWIQKLIFRVLAMIMWAAPIGAFGAIAGVVGETGVDALKSLAVIMIAFYITCAIFVFVILGVLLKLATGVNLFKLLKYLAREFLLILSTSSSESALPRLIAKMEHAGVEKATVGVVVPTGYSFNLDGTAIYLTMASIFIADAMGDPLSIGEQVGLLLFMMIASKGAAGVTGAGLATLAGGLQSHRPEMVDGVGLIVGIDRFMSEARALTNFAGNSVATVLVGHWTKTVDYAQLNRVLAGQDPFDETTMVDDHATTPPAAEGEKALV, via the coding sequence ATGAGTACGACCACCACAGGGACACCACCTACGAAGGACCGGACCCACTATCTCTACATCGCGGTGATCGCCGCGGTGGTGCTCGGCATCCTGGTCGGGTTGATCGCGCCCGGCTTCGCGGTCGAGCTGAAGCCGATCGGCACCGCGTTCGTGAACCTGATCAAGATGATGATCCAGCCGATCATCTTCTGCACCTTGGTGATCGGCGTCGGCTCGGTCGCCAACGCGGCCAAGGTCGGCAAGGTCGGTGGCCTGGCGCTGATCTACTTCATCGTGATGTCCACGGTCGCCCTGGCGATCGGTGTGGTCGTCGGCAACATCATCGACCCCGGCACCGGCCTCCAGCTCAGCTCGGACGCGTCCCAGGCCGGCCAGGACGCCGCCGCCGGTGGCCACGCGAGCACGACGGACTTCCTCCTCAGCATCATCCCGACCTCGCTCTTCGCCTCGCTCACCTCCGGTGTCGTGCTGCAGACCCTGCTCGTCGCCCTGCTGGTCGGCTTCGCGCTGCAGCGGATGGGGGAGTCGGGCAAGCCGATCCTCAACGCCATCACCTGGATCCAGAAGCTGATCTTCCGGGTGCTGGCGATGATCATGTGGGCCGCCCCGATCGGTGCCTTCGGTGCGATCGCCGGTGTCGTGGGCGAGACCGGCGTCGACGCGCTGAAGAGCCTCGCGGTGATCATGATCGCCTTCTACATCACCTGCGCGATCTTCGTCTTCGTCATCCTGGGCGTGCTGCTGAAGCTGGCCACCGGGGTCAACCTGTTCAAGCTGCTCAAGTACCTCGCCCGCGAGTTCCTGCTCATCCTCTCCACCAGCTCCTCGGAGTCCGCCCTCCCGCGCCTGATCGCGAAGATGGAGCACGCCGGGGTCGAGAAGGCGACCGTCGGCGTGGTCGTCCCGACGGGCTACTCGTTCAACCTGGACGGCACCGCGATCTACCTGACGATGGCGTCGATCTTCATCGCCGATGCGATGGGTGACCCGCTGAGCATCGGCGAGCAGGTCGGTCTGCTGCTGTTCATGATGATCGCCTCCAAGGGCGCCGCCGGTGTCACCGGTGCCGGCCTCGCCACCCTGGCCGGTGGGCTCCAGTCGCACCGTCCGGAGATGGTCGACGGCGTGGGCCTGATCGTCGGCATCGACCGGTTCATGTCCGAGGCCCGTGCGCTGACCAACTTCGCCGGCAACTCGGTCGCCACCGTGCTGGTCGGCCATTGGACCAAGACCGTCGACTACGCCCAGCTGAACCGTGTTCTGGCTGGTCAGGACCCGTTCGACGAGACCACGATGGTCGACGACCACGCCACCACCCCGCCCGCGGCGGAGGGCGAGAAGGCGCTCGTCTAG
- a CDS encoding ABC transporter substrate-binding protein has translation MRKWQIGAVAVGLLAVTGCGVPGGGGSNDAGDTEEGDGSIQILGAIPEGEAVGLNAALKTFTDETGIKVTYTPSTDFTTEIRTKVNGNDAPDIALFPQPGLVGDLTESGDTLPLDDLIDVDKLDDTMIPGLMDSVEIDDKTYGVPIRVSMKSLVWTPKNFEESGYKTPTTWDELMSLQDDIIAKGQTPWCFGAEAGADTGWVYTDWVEEIVLRQEGPEFYDDWVNHEVPFNDPKIVQAIETMGDIINKPKNVRGGADGTLSEPFGDSPLPLFTDPPGCEMHRQANFITTFFPKDVQQDLAGNVSVFALPGNMEGGFDGTPVLGGGDMATAFTNDTDVVELMEFFASPDFGAEWAKAGGWLSPSTEFDNSNYADPMFGEIATLLQDADTFRFDGSDLMPAQVGAGTFWSEMNAYVGGEKSAQEAADAIEESWRG, from the coding sequence GTGCGCAAGTGGCAAATCGGAGCAGTAGCCGTAGGTCTGCTCGCCGTGACCGGCTGTGGTGTGCCGGGTGGCGGCGGCAGCAACGATGCCGGCGATACCGAAGAGGGCGACGGCAGCATCCAGATCCTCGGTGCCATCCCCGAGGGCGAGGCCGTGGGCCTCAATGCGGCGCTCAAGACCTTTACCGACGAGACGGGGATCAAGGTCACCTACACCCCGTCCACCGACTTCACGACCGAGATCCGCACCAAGGTCAACGGAAACGATGCCCCCGACATCGCGCTCTTCCCGCAGCCCGGTCTGGTGGGTGACCTGACCGAGTCGGGTGACACGCTTCCGCTCGACGACCTCATCGACGTCGACAAGCTCGACGACACGATGATCCCGGGCCTGATGGACTCGGTCGAGATCGACGACAAGACCTACGGCGTCCCGATCCGGGTCTCGATGAAGTCGCTGGTCTGGACCCCGAAGAACTTCGAGGAGTCCGGCTACAAGACCCCCACGACCTGGGACGAGCTGATGTCGCTCCAGGACGACATCATCGCCAAGGGCCAGACCCCGTGGTGCTTCGGTGCCGAGGCCGGCGCCGACACCGGCTGGGTCTACACCGACTGGGTCGAGGAGATCGTCCTGCGCCAGGAGGGCCCGGAGTTCTACGACGACTGGGTCAACCACGAGGTCCCGTTCAACGACCCGAAGATCGTTCAGGCGATCGAGACCATGGGCGACATCATCAACAAGCCGAAGAACGTACGCGGCGGGGCCGACGGCACGCTGAGCGAGCCCTTCGGTGACTCGCCCCTGCCGCTGTTCACCGACCCGCCGGGCTGCGAGATGCACCGCCAGGCGAACTTCATCACGACCTTCTTCCCGAAGGACGTCCAGCAGGACCTGGCCGGCAACGTCAGCGTCTTCGCGCTCCCGGGCAACATGGAGGGCGGCTTCGACGGCACTCCGGTGCTCGGCGGCGGTGACATGGCGACCGCCTTCACCAACGACACCGACGTGGTCGAGCTGATGGAGTTCTTCGCGTCTCCCGACTTCGGTGCCGAGTGGGCCAAGGCCGGCGGCTGGCTCTCGCCGAGCACCGAGTTCGACAACTCCAACTACGCCGACCCGATGTTCGGGGAGATCGCGACCCTGCTGCAGGACGCCGACACCTTCCGCTTCGACGGGTCGGACCTGATGCCCGCGCAGGTCGGCGCCGGCACGTTCTGGAGCGAGATGAACGCCTACGTCGGAGGTGAGAAGAGCGCTCAGGAGGCTGCCGACGCGATCGAGGAGAGCTGGCGAGGATGA
- a CDS encoding carbohydrate ABC transporter permease, translated as MSDDPFLKIVNGLVAIVLGVGGMAAIYWVLNFLVGLLPGKWDRRIKPYVFVGPAVLVVTVFLIYPALMTVIFSFADANSINWVGFQNYTDLFQDKEFLGTLFNNLLWILIVPAGSVIVGLLVAVLADRLKALPERIAKSVIFMPMAISFVGASTIWGFVYATRFAQGDKQIGLLSAISTSLGFEPVAWLRIQTGSLNDLLLIVIMVWLQAGFAMVLLSSAIKGVPDDTVEAARIDGASEVQIFFKVVVPQIWPTVIVVFVTILILVLKVFDIVYVMTGGRSGTSVLANTFFVELFEFGDAGRAAAVVVVLMIAVIPVMIYQMRQFKKQEAR; from the coding sequence ATGAGCGATGATCCTTTCCTGAAGATCGTCAACGGCCTGGTCGCGATCGTCCTGGGGGTCGGCGGCATGGCCGCGATCTACTGGGTGCTCAACTTCCTGGTGGGGCTGCTCCCCGGCAAGTGGGACAGGCGGATCAAGCCGTACGTCTTCGTCGGCCCGGCCGTTCTGGTGGTCACGGTCTTCCTGATCTACCCGGCCCTGATGACGGTGATCTTCAGCTTCGCCGATGCCAACAGCATCAACTGGGTGGGCTTCCAGAACTACACCGACCTGTTCCAGGACAAGGAGTTCCTCGGCACGTTGTTCAACAACCTGCTGTGGATCCTCATCGTCCCGGCGGGCAGCGTCATCGTCGGCCTGCTCGTGGCGGTGCTGGCCGACCGGCTCAAGGCGCTGCCGGAGCGGATCGCGAAGTCGGTCATCTTCATGCCGATGGCGATCAGCTTCGTCGGGGCGAGCACGATCTGGGGATTCGTCTACGCGACCCGGTTCGCGCAGGGGGACAAGCAGATCGGGCTCCTCTCGGCGATCTCGACCAGCCTCGGTTTCGAGCCGGTCGCCTGGCTCCGGATCCAGACCGGCAGCCTCAACGACCTGCTCCTGATCGTCATCATGGTCTGGCTGCAGGCCGGGTTCGCGATGGTGCTGCTCTCCTCGGCGATCAAGGGGGTCCCCGACGACACCGTCGAGGCCGCCCGCATCGACGGGGCCAGCGAGGTCCAGATCTTCTTCAAGGTCGTCGTGCCGCAGATCTGGCCGACGGTGATCGTGGTCTTCGTGACCATCCTCATCCTGGTCCTGAAGGTCTTCGACATCGTCTACGTCATGACCGGTGGTCGGTCCGGCACCTCGGTGCTGGCCAACACCTTCTTCGTCGAGCTCTTCGAGTTCGGTGACGCCGGCCGGGCGGCGGCGGTCGTGGTCGTCCTGATGATCGCCGTGATCCCGGTGATGATCTACCAGATGCGCCAGTTCAAGAAGCAGGAGGCCCGCTGA
- a CDS encoding carbohydrate ABC transporter permease, whose translation MRQLTLGGLAVRVAIILLCVLWFIPTLGLLVSSFRDEADVKTSGWWTVVTDPFSQWTLDSYSQVLESGMANAFVNSIVVSVPATVLPIMIAAFAAYAFTFMRFWGRNVLFMLIVGLLVVPLQVAFVPLLNLFSDYDLNGTFLAVWLAHTGFGMPLAVYILRNYMSSLPHEIIESAEIDGASHFQTFWRLIVPMSVPALAAFAIFQFLWVWNDLLVALIFLGAGDNEVVTITLRDLIGDKGQEWHLLTAGAFITMTVPLLVFFSLQRYFVRGLTAGSVKG comes from the coding sequence ATGAGGCAGTTGACCCTGGGCGGCCTCGCTGTCCGCGTCGCCATCATCCTGTTGTGCGTCCTCTGGTTCATCCCGACCCTCGGGCTGCTGGTCTCGTCGTTCCGCGACGAGGCCGACGTCAAGACGTCGGGCTGGTGGACGGTCGTCACCGACCCGTTCTCCCAGTGGACGCTGGACAGCTACTCCCAGGTCCTCGAGAGCGGGATGGCCAACGCCTTCGTGAACTCGATCGTCGTCTCCGTCCCCGCGACGGTGCTGCCGATCATGATCGCTGCGTTCGCTGCGTACGCGTTCACGTTCATGCGGTTCTGGGGGCGCAACGTGCTGTTCATGCTGATCGTCGGGCTGTTGGTCGTGCCTCTGCAGGTGGCCTTCGTCCCGCTGCTCAACCTGTTCAGCGACTACGACCTCAACGGCACCTTCCTCGCGGTGTGGCTGGCCCACACCGGGTTCGGGATGCCGCTGGCGGTCTACATCCTGCGCAACTACATGTCGAGCCTGCCGCACGAGATCATCGAGTCGGCCGAGATCGACGGGGCGTCCCACTTCCAGACCTTCTGGAGACTGATCGTGCCGATGTCGGTGCCCGCGCTGGCGGCGTTCGCGATCTTCCAGTTCCTCTGGGTCTGGAACGACCTCCTCGTCGCGCTGATCTTCCTCGGGGCGGGTGACAACGAGGTCGTCACGATCACGCTGCGTGACCTGATCGGCGACAAGGGCCAGGAGTGGCACCTGCTCACCGCGGGTGCGTTCATCACCATGACGGTGCCGCTGCTCGTGTTCTTCTCGCTGCAGCGCTACTTCGTCCGTGGACTCACCGCTGGGTCCGTGAAGGGCTGA
- a CDS encoding acyl-CoA dehydrogenase family protein: MSASDIRRVTNQAPPLAGHNVVTGDAALSAAVLRHADEETLDSLVSLGAEAGSAEAQEHGRLANRFHPELVPYDRYGNRIDEVSFHPSWHWLMERAVGHGLAAAPWAPAGAGDGAGHAHVRRAAGFLAWSQTEPGHLCPISMTYAAVPALRADESLAAEWVPRLASTIYDFGLRDPAEKLGALAGMGMTEKQGGSDVRQNVTEAWPMGGDVYELHGHKWFTSAPMNDVFLVLAQAPDGLTCFLLPRVLLGGERNRLDVVRLKDKLGNRSNASAELELRGTTAYRLGAEGRGVRTIIEMVAATRLDCVLGSAALMRRAVAEASWHVAHRSAFGGTLADKPLMQNVVADLAVESEAATALAMRLAAAVDRPDDLHEQALRRIGLPLAKFWVCKRTPAHVAEALECLGGNGYVEESVMPLLFRESPLNSVWEGSGNVNALDVLRAIQREPSVLDAWITEVGSAKGADRRYDRAVDSTLALLGESMGSPEELERSARRLAGSMAALLQGSLLVRYGPEEVADIFCASRLSGHGGTYGMLAGGDQKAVVQRATPTL; this comes from the coding sequence ATGAGTGCCTCCGACATCCGTCGTGTCACCAACCAGGCTCCGCCGCTCGCCGGTCACAACGTAGTCACCGGCGACGCCGCCCTCTCGGCGGCGGTGCTGCGCCATGCCGACGAGGAGACCCTCGACTCGCTGGTCTCGCTGGGTGCCGAGGCCGGCAGCGCCGAGGCGCAGGAGCACGGGCGCCTCGCCAACCGCTTCCACCCCGAGCTGGTCCCCTACGACCGCTACGGCAACCGGATCGACGAGGTCTCCTTCCACCCCTCCTGGCACTGGCTGATGGAGAGGGCCGTGGGCCACGGACTGGCCGCGGCGCCGTGGGCGCCGGCGGGTGCGGGCGATGGGGCTGGACACGCCCACGTACGCCGCGCCGCCGGGTTCCTGGCCTGGTCCCAGACCGAGCCGGGCCACCTGTGCCCCATCTCCATGACGTACGCCGCGGTCCCCGCGCTGCGCGCCGACGAGTCCCTCGCCGCGGAGTGGGTGCCCAGGCTCGCCTCCACGATCTACGACTTCGGCCTGCGCGACCCCGCGGAGAAGCTCGGCGCCCTGGCGGGCATGGGGATGACCGAGAAGCAGGGTGGCTCCGACGTACGCCAGAACGTCACCGAGGCCTGGCCCATGGGTGGCGACGTCTACGAGCTGCACGGGCACAAGTGGTTCACCTCGGCCCCGATGAACGACGTCTTCCTGGTGCTGGCCCAGGCGCCCGACGGCCTCACCTGCTTCCTGCTCCCCCGGGTCCTGCTCGGAGGCGAGCGCAACCGCCTGGACGTGGTGCGGCTCAAGGACAAGCTCGGCAACCGCTCCAACGCCAGCGCGGAGCTCGAGCTCCGCGGCACGACGGCCTACCGGCTCGGCGCGGAGGGGCGTGGCGTACGCACCATCATCGAGATGGTCGCCGCCACCCGCCTCGACTGCGTGCTGGGCTCGGCCGCGCTGATGCGCCGCGCCGTGGCCGAGGCGAGCTGGCACGTCGCCCACCGCTCCGCCTTCGGCGGCACGCTGGCCGACAAGCCGCTGATGCAGAACGTGGTCGCCGACCTGGCCGTCGAGTCCGAGGCGGCCACCGCGCTGGCGATGCGCCTGGCCGCGGCGGTCGACCGTCCGGACGACCTGCACGAGCAGGCCCTGCGCCGCATCGGCCTGCCGCTGGCGAAGTTCTGGGTCTGCAAGCGCACCCCCGCCCACGTGGCGGAGGCGCTGGAGTGCCTGGGCGGCAACGGCTACGTCGAGGAGTCGGTGATGCCCCTGCTCTTCCGCGAGTCCCCGCTCAACTCGGTCTGGGAGGGCTCCGGCAACGTCAACGCCCTCGACGTCCTGCGCGCGATCCAGCGCGAGCCCTCGGTCCTCGACGCCTGGATCACCGAGGTGGGCAGCGCCAAGGGTGCCGACCGGCGCTACGACCGGGCCGTCGACTCCACTCTCGCCCTGCTGGGCGAGTCCATGGGCAGCCCGGAGGAGCTGGAGCGCTCCGCGAGGCGCCTGGCCGGCAGCATGGCCGCGCTCCTCCAGGGCAGCCTCCTGGTCCGGTACGGCCCCGAGGAGGTCGCCGACATCTTCTGCGCCAGCCGGCTCTCCGGGCACGGCGGGACGTACGGCATGCTCGCGGGCGGCGACCAGAAGGCCGTCGTGCAGCGGGCGACACCGACGCTGTAG